Proteins from a genomic interval of Niabella soli DSM 19437:
- a CDS encoding CPBP family intramembrane glutamic endopeptidase, protein MIRKVYRFALKINPLYLGVLLLIGILFINIIFAIIEAGAIQNGYVQPSGNKRNESLIFQGVLAVILAPIIETFLFQKLIIHSIKSYFKKNNINAIFISSVFFGLLHYDSFTRMFRAFFVGLVLGFFYTILSKKNNHPFTGTCLLHAGWNVLAVLLSIVLK, encoded by the coding sequence ATGATAAGAAAAGTATACAGATTTGCTCTTAAGATCAATCCGCTATACCTGGGTGTTTTGTTGTTAATTGGAATCCTTTTTATTAATATAATTTTTGCAATTATCGAGGCAGGGGCGATACAAAACGGCTATGTACAGCCGTCCGGTAACAAACGAAATGAGTCGCTCATTTTCCAGGGGGTATTAGCTGTAATTCTTGCTCCAATTATTGAAACGTTTCTTTTTCAAAAGTTAATTATTCATTCAATAAAAAGCTACTTTAAAAAAAATAATATAAACGCCATCTTCATTTCCTCTGTTTTCTTTGGCTTACTGCATTATGACTCCTTTACCCGTATGTTTAGAGCTTTTTTTGTTGGGCTTGTATTAGGCTTTTTTTATACAATCTTATCTAAGAAGAACAATCACCCGTTTACAGGAACTTGTCTCTTACATGCAGGGTGGAATGTTTTGGCTGTATTATTGTCAATAGTTTTAAAATAA
- a CDS encoding TonB-dependent receptor plug domain-containing protein, which produces MKKILIVAAVLYSSLLHAQDDSTLLNNVTVTATRFPKKISETGKVVTIISKEDLEKQGSKDLAQILNEQAAIVVNGAGSNMGKDKSIYIRGAANGYTVILLNGIPVNDPTGVSGAFDLRMLPVENIERIEILKGAQSTLYGSDAIAGVINIITKKGNGKPANLYGGLSYGSRHTLKTNAGLYGSFGASSYNVSFVHNETRGIAEAKDTLGTKNFPNNGMLLNAISMDVDGAVTDQLHIKPFFRYSYFSGSFAGGAFVPATNNFTSGLLSAGTQGVYNLTHGSITGLFSYDEVNRNYAGSFASGYKGTKKTAELFAHLDLQQYVQTLFGVRYDEFEMKNPNPNTADTSIRVISPYVMVFLRNLGGFNFEAGGRLNHHSKYGNTVTYTLNPSYLINNQFKIFANWGTAFRAPYLSELYGAYGANPGLKPEQSQTLEGGLQYTSADKKADARIVGFLRNTKNIITYDQNYVYTNYNRQKDHGIEVEATLKPVDPLTLKLFYAFVEGKVTTDNGQGKDTTFNNLFKRAKNSFGANIGYQVTPRFSVNTNLNFYGKRKDLYYNSATFASENVDLKSYVLWDLYAEYKLAKDHIKVFAQTTNLLNARYYETYGYAVWGRAFNAGFRFQL; this is translated from the coding sequence ATGAAAAAGATTTTGATCGTGGCTGCTGTTTTGTACAGTAGCCTGTTGCACGCCCAGGACGATTCCACTTTATTAAACAACGTAACGGTAACGGCCACCCGGTTTCCCAAAAAAATAAGCGAAACCGGAAAGGTCGTCACTATCATTTCAAAGGAAGACTTAGAAAAACAAGGCAGCAAAGATCTGGCGCAGATCTTAAATGAGCAGGCGGCTATTGTTGTTAACGGGGCCGGCAGCAATATGGGAAAAGATAAAAGCATTTATATACGCGGCGCTGCAAACGGGTATACGGTTATCCTGCTGAATGGTATCCCGGTAAATGATCCCACCGGCGTTTCCGGAGCCTTCGACCTTCGCATGCTGCCGGTTGAAAACATCGAGCGTATTGAAATTTTAAAAGGTGCTCAAAGTACGTTGTACGGATCCGACGCCATTGCCGGAGTGATCAACATCATCACCAAAAAAGGAAACGGCAAACCCGCAAATTTGTATGGCGGCCTGTCCTACGGTTCGCGGCATACGCTAAAAACCAATGCAGGACTGTATGGGAGCTTCGGCGCTTCTTCTTACAATGTTTCTTTTGTGCACAATGAAACCCGCGGAATAGCTGAAGCAAAAGACACTTTAGGTACCAAAAATTTCCCCAACAATGGGATGCTTTTAAATGCCATTAGTATGGATGTTGATGGGGCGGTTACCGATCAATTGCACATAAAACCCTTTTTCCGTTATTCCTACTTTAGTGGCAGCTTTGCCGGCGGCGCTTTTGTTCCGGCCACAAATAACTTCACCTCGGGACTGCTATCTGCCGGAACCCAGGGGGTGTATAACCTTACGCATGGAAGCATCACCGGCTTATTTTCTTATGATGAAGTAAACAGGAATTATGCGGGAAGTTTCGCTTCCGGTTACAAGGGCACTAAAAAAACAGCGGAATTGTTTGCACACCTGGACCTGCAACAATATGTTCAAACCTTGTTTGGCGTACGTTATGACGAATTTGAAATGAAAAACCCCAATCCTAACACTGCAGATACCTCCATCAGGGTGATCAGCCCCTATGTGATGGTTTTTCTGCGCAACCTGGGCGGTTTTAATTTTGAAGCCGGAGGCCGCTTGAACCATCACTCAAAGTACGGGAATACGGTTACCTATACATTAAACCCTTCCTACCTGATCAATAACCAGTTCAAAATATTCGCAAACTGGGGTACGGCATTCAGAGCGCCCTACCTTTCTGAATTGTATGGCGCTTATGGCGCGAATCCCGGGCTGAAACCCGAACAATCACAAACACTGGAAGGAGGCCTCCAATATACCAGCGCTGATAAAAAAGCCGATGCCCGGATCGTTGGCTTTTTAAGGAATACTAAAAACATTATTACCTATGATCAAAACTATGTGTATACGAATTATAACCGGCAAAAAGACCATGGCATTGAAGTAGAAGCAACCTTAAAACCCGTCGACCCCCTTACATTGAAATTATTCTACGCCTTTGTAGAAGGTAAAGTAACCACTGATAACGGCCAGGGAAAGGATACTACCTTTAATAATTTATTCAAACGCGCAAAAAACAGCTTTGGCGCTAATATAGGCTATCAGGTCACTCCACGCTTCAGCGTCAACACCAATCTGAATTTTTATGGTAAACGTAAAGACCTGTATTATAATTCAGCAACATTCGCCTCCGAAAACGTGGACCTTAAATCCTATGTTTTGTGGGACCTGTATGCAGAATACAAGTTGGCAAAGGATCATATAAAAGTATTTGCGCAAACAACTAATCTTTTAAATGCCCGATATTATGAAACCTACGGCTACGCTGTTTGGGGACGCGCATTTAATGCGGGCTTCCGGTTTCAGTTATAA
- a CDS encoding Dph6-related ATP pyrophosphatase encodes MIKTMVLQKEKIPILLSWSGGKDAACTLHRLRQGDIYEVRYLLTTFNKDHRSAMHETPEHLIEAQSEATGIPLLKIFVPENDTNGYEKELSKVLLQMRQKGIETVAFGDIHLQDLRAYREQQLAQIGFKALFPIWDIDSYTYLIDFFRSGFRSVICCVNESMLPAGFCGQQLTPALIASFPATADPCGENGEYHSFCFEGPVFRHPIPYKATGFFEKFFPSPVARRTQVRFHHLDLDRC; translated from the coding sequence ATGATTAAAACAATGGTCCTGCAAAAGGAAAAGATCCCCATACTGTTAAGCTGGAGCGGCGGCAAAGATGCTGCCTGCACCCTGCACCGGCTACGGCAGGGCGATATATATGAAGTACGCTACCTGCTGACCACTTTCAACAAAGACCACCGGTCGGCGATGCACGAAACGCCGGAGCACCTGATCGAAGCTCAATCTGAGGCAACGGGTATCCCGCTGTTGAAAATTTTTGTTCCCGAAAATGATACAAACGGTTACGAAAAAGAATTGTCAAAAGTATTGCTCCAGATGCGTCAGAAAGGAATTGAAACGGTAGCTTTTGGCGATATTCATCTCCAGGATTTAAGGGCATACCGGGAACAACAATTGGCGCAGATCGGATTTAAAGCATTGTTCCCTATTTGGGATATTGACAGCTATACCTATCTGATCGATTTTTTCAGAAGCGGTTTCCGGTCGGTCATCTGCTGCGTCAATGAATCCATGCTGCCTGCGGGTTTTTGCGGCCAGCAGCTTACCCCCGCCCTTATTGCTTCCTTTCCTGCTACTGCAGACCCCTGCGGCGAAAACGGCGAGTACCACAGTTTTTGCTTTGAAGGGCCTGTTTTCCGGCACCCCATTCCTTATAAAGCAACCGGTTTTTTTGAAAAATTCTTTCCTTCACCGGTAGCCCGCCGTACACAGGTTCGCTTTCATCATTTAGATTTGGACCGTTGTTAG
- a CDS encoding MarC family protein, with amino-acid sequence MEPLNYKAIVTVSFTLFAIIDVVGSIPILISIKDKVGGIREGRVTLIAGALMILFLFLGEPILNILGLDVKSFAVAGSIVIFILGLEMVLGVEFFKSDDDVKAATLVPLAFPLIAGSGTLTTIMSLKANYKEATILIAILLNLLVIYLVLKSLAQLSKMLGKSGLIAIRKFFGVILLAIAIKIFASNAAGLFQHIQ; translated from the coding sequence ATGGAACCACTCAATTACAAAGCGATCGTAACGGTGTCCTTCACCCTGTTTGCTATTATTGATGTTGTGGGCTCTATTCCTATTTTAATATCGATCAAAGACAAAGTGGGCGGCATCCGCGAAGGGAGGGTCACCCTGATTGCCGGCGCTTTGATGATCCTGTTTCTTTTTCTGGGGGAGCCCATTTTAAATATTTTGGGACTGGACGTAAAATCATTCGCCGTTGCGGGCTCCATCGTGATCTTTATTCTGGGACTGGAAATGGTGCTGGGCGTGGAATTTTTTAAATCGGACGATGATGTAAAAGCCGCCACCCTGGTGCCGCTGGCATTCCCCCTGATCGCCGGGTCCGGAACCCTCACCACTATTATGTCCTTAAAAGCGAATTATAAAGAAGCCACGATCCTGATCGCCATCCTCCTCAACCTCCTGGTGATCTACCTTGTATTAAAATCGCTTGCACAATTATCAAAAATGTTGGGCAAAAGCGGCCTGATCGCCATACGGAAATTTTTTGGCGTCATATTGTTGGCCATCGCCATAAAAATATTTGCTTCCAATGCTGCCGGGCTTTTCCAGCATATACAATAG
- the rny gene encoding ribonuclease Y, whose protein sequence is MDPLIIVYIVVALVAGLIAGKLVFAKNTQQKIDEAEGNAKNILKEAELKAETIRKEKELEAKERFVSLKAAHEKEVNERNRKISDSENRIKQKEQSLSQKEANADKQVKENDAIKENLNRQIELVNKKRTELEKHQEEHIRRLEKIAGLSAEEAKTQLVESLKNEAQTQAIGIQQEIIDEAKQKANKEARKIIIQTIQRTAAEQAIENSITVFNLESDEVKGQIIGREGRNIRALEAATGVDLIVDDTPEAILLSCFDPLRREIARLSLQRLVTDGRIHPARIEEVVEKTRKQIEEQVMEIGERTVIDLGIHGLHKELVRMVGRMRYRSSYGQNLLMHSRETANLCAIMAAELGLNPKLAKRAGLLHDIGKVPDEESELSHALLGAKLAEKYGENPAVVNAIAAHHDETEMQYVISPIVQACDAISGARPGARREIMQQYLQRIKDLENLATSYPGVEKAYAIQAGRELRVIVESDKVSDQDSDKLSFEIAQKIQTEMTFPGQIKVTVIREKRAVNVAR, encoded by the coding sequence ATGGATCCATTAATAATTGTTTACATCGTGGTGGCCCTGGTTGCGGGCCTTATAGCGGGCAAACTGGTTTTTGCCAAAAATACACAACAAAAGATCGATGAGGCGGAAGGGAACGCAAAAAATATCCTTAAAGAGGCTGAACTGAAGGCGGAAACGATCCGCAAAGAGAAAGAGCTGGAAGCAAAAGAACGCTTTGTTTCTTTAAAAGCGGCGCATGAAAAAGAAGTGAACGAGCGCAATCGCAAAATATCAGATTCCGAAAACCGTATCAAGCAAAAGGAACAATCGCTAAGCCAGAAAGAGGCAAACGCCGATAAGCAGGTTAAAGAAAATGATGCCATTAAAGAGAACCTGAACCGGCAGATCGAGTTGGTAAATAAAAAGCGTACTGAGCTGGAAAAGCACCAGGAAGAGCATATCCGCCGGCTGGAAAAAATAGCGGGACTATCCGCTGAGGAAGCGAAGACACAACTGGTGGAAAGCCTGAAAAATGAGGCACAAACCCAGGCCATCGGGATCCAGCAGGAAATTATTGACGAAGCGAAGCAAAAAGCCAATAAAGAAGCGCGTAAAATCATCATTCAAACCATCCAGCGGACCGCCGCGGAACAAGCTATTGAAAACTCCATCACCGTTTTCAACCTGGAAAGCGATGAAGTAAAAGGCCAGATCATTGGTCGCGAGGGCCGTAATATCCGTGCTTTGGAAGCCGCAACCGGTGTGGATCTGATCGTTGATGATACGCCTGAGGCCATCCTCCTCTCCTGCTTTGACCCGCTGCGCCGGGAAATTGCCCGGTTAAGTTTGCAGCGACTGGTTACCGATGGCCGTATTCACCCTGCGCGTATTGAAGAAGTGGTGGAAAAAACCCGTAAGCAGATTGAAGAGCAGGTAATGGAAATTGGCGAGCGTACCGTTATTGACCTGGGTATTCACGGGCTGCATAAAGAACTGGTAAGAATGGTGGGCCGTATGCGCTACCGTTCTTCTTACGGACAGAACCTGCTGATGCACAGCCGGGAAACGGCAAACCTTTGTGCCATCATGGCGGCTGAATTGGGGCTGAATCCCAAACTGGCGAAACGTGCCGGCCTGCTGCACGATATTGGTAAAGTGCCCGATGAAGAATCAGAATTAAGCCACGCCTTACTGGGAGCTAAGCTGGCGGAAAAATATGGTGAAAATCCTGCCGTGGTTAACGCAATAGCAGCGCACCATGATGAGACAGAAATGCAGTACGTTATTTCCCCGATCGTTCAGGCCTGCGATGCCATCAGTGGTGCCAGGCCGGGTGCCCGCAGGGAGATCATGCAACAATATCTCCAGCGTATTAAGGACCTGGAAAACCTTGCTACCAGCTACCCCGGAGTGGAGAAGGCTTATGCCATCCAGGCGGGGCGCGAGTTGCGCGTAATTGTAGAATCTGATAAAGTGAGCGACCAGGATAGCGATAAACTGTCGTTTGAGATCGCCCAGAAAATACAAACAGAAATGACCTTCCCCGGCCAGATCAAAGTGACCGTGATCCGTGAAAAACGAGCGGTGAACGTAGCGAGATAG
- a CDS encoding multidrug effflux MFS transporter produces MRKQRFIHLLILGLLSAIGPFSIDMYLPGFPDIAKDLHTNVSRVALTLSGFFIGIAIGQLLYGPLLDKYGRKKPMYIGMVLYVLASFSAPFVKTVEMLIALRFLQAIGGCVGMVASRAMVRDLFDVTESAKVFSLLMLVVGVSPIIAPTVGGYLAAAFGWPSIFMVLGSIGAVILVMVIIWLPESKKPDPHYSLYPKAILGKFGAVMKNSTFLVYTFTGAFTAAGLYAYISGSPHVFMEIFGVSERVYGWIFAIIAAGLIIATQINAQILKRVSSNDIIPRAVSFQVLTGILLFAGFALNWLGLYGGIVLCCLFLACQGFTFPNASALAIAPFRNDAGSASALLGFIQMAVGASVTAVMSLFHSTSAVPMAGVMALCAITAIIILLFGGKTLKKQSLAINNQQVGDPGI; encoded by the coding sequence ATGAGAAAACAAAGGTTTATTCATTTATTGATATTGGGACTGCTTTCAGCAATTGGCCCTTTTTCTATTGATATGTATCTGCCGGGGTTCCCGGATATTGCAAAAGACCTCCACACCAATGTAAGCCGGGTTGCCTTAACCTTATCCGGGTTTTTTATAGGCATTGCCATCGGGCAACTCTTATACGGTCCGCTTTTAGATAAATACGGAAGAAAAAAACCGATGTACATAGGCATGGTGCTATATGTCCTCGCCTCTTTTAGCGCTCCTTTTGTTAAAACGGTGGAAATGCTGATCGCCCTGCGCTTTCTTCAGGCCATCGGAGGCTGCGTCGGAATGGTGGCTTCCAGGGCCATGGTCCGCGACCTGTTTGATGTAACCGAAAGCGCCAAGGTTTTTTCATTATTAATGCTGGTGGTAGGCGTTTCTCCGATTATTGCCCCTACGGTAGGCGGCTATCTTGCGGCTGCTTTTGGCTGGCCTTCCATTTTTATGGTATTGGGAAGCATCGGAGCAGTGATCCTCGTAATGGTGATCATATGGTTGCCCGAATCAAAAAAGCCAGACCCGCATTATTCCCTTTACCCCAAAGCGATCCTGGGCAAGTTCGGTGCTGTAATGAAGAACAGCACTTTTTTGGTGTACACTTTCACCGGCGCGTTTACCGCCGCCGGTTTGTATGCATATATTTCAGGATCTCCCCATGTGTTTATGGAAATATTTGGCGTAAGCGAAAGGGTATACGGCTGGATCTTTGCCATCATTGCCGCAGGCCTTATTATTGCCACCCAGATCAATGCACAGATCCTGAAAAGGGTTTCCAGTAACGATATCATCCCCAGGGCCGTGAGCTTTCAGGTACTGACCGGCATATTATTATTTGCCGGATTCGCCTTAAACTGGCTGGGTCTTTATGGCGGTATCGTTCTTTGCTGCTTATTCCTGGCCTGCCAGGGCTTTACCTTTCCTAATGCCTCGGCGCTGGCCATTGCACCCTTTAGAAATGATGCCGGCAGCGCTTCTGCCTTGCTGGGCTTTATTCAAATGGCGGTAGGTGCATCTGTAACGGCGGTGATGAGCCTGTTTCATTCTACCAGCGCTGTTCCCATGGCCGGCGTAATGGCCCTCTGTGCCATTACCGCTATAATTATTTTGCTGTTCGGTGGCAAGACCCTGAAGAAGCAATCTTTAGCAATTAATAATCAGCAGGTTGGCGACCCGGGCATTTAA
- the rplS gene encoding 50S ribosomal protein L19 yields MSSAIDFVHEQLTPKKSFPAFKAGDNITVNYKIIEGNKERIQSFKGDVIKKQGNGSTATFTVRKISDGIGVERLFPFTSPNIDSIVLNKVGQVRRAKLFYQRERFGKSARIREKRMAVATAASAKEKA; encoded by the coding sequence ATGAGCAGCGCTATAGATTTTGTACATGAACAACTGACTCCGAAAAAGTCGTTCCCTGCCTTTAAAGCTGGCGATAATATTACCGTTAATTATAAAATTATCGAAGGTAATAAAGAAAGGATCCAGTCTTTTAAAGGAGATGTAATTAAAAAACAAGGAAACGGCAGCACTGCTACTTTCACTGTTCGTAAAATTTCTGACGGTATTGGTGTGGAAAGATTATTCCCCTTTACTTCTCCCAATATCGATTCTATTGTATTAAATAAAGTGGGACAAGTACGCCGCGCGAAACTGTTCTATCAGAGAGAGCGTTTTGGCAAAAGCGCCCGCATCCGTGAAAAACGCATGGCGGTTGCTACAGCAGCTTCTGCAAAAGAAAAAGCATAA
- a CDS encoding Sec-independent protein translocase subunit TatA/TatB, whose product MANFQLLGALGTNEIIIIMVIVLLLFGGKKIPELMKGLGKGVREFNDAKDNVKREIEESANQVTSEPKSAATSSSHE is encoded by the coding sequence ATGGCAAATTTTCAACTGTTGGGTGCTTTGGGTACTAATGAGATCATTATCATTATGGTTATCGTGTTGTTGTTATTCGGAGGTAAAAAAATTCCTGAGCTGATGAAAGGTTTAGGAAAGGGAGTGCGCGAATTCAACGATGCAAAGGATAATGTAAAAAGAGAGATCGAAGAGAGCGCCAATCAGGTTACTTCTGAACCTAAAAGCGCGGCAACTTCTTCTTCTCACGAATAA
- the gatA gene encoding Asp-tRNA(Asn)/Glu-tRNA(Gln) amidotransferase subunit GatA, with amino-acid sequence MQDFISISEYHERLKKGTTTCKATVEACLKKIEATKHLNAFIEIYEEEALKRAEELDLLSAPAGKLHGVILSVKDVISHKGHGLTAASKILSGFTAIFSATVVERLLAEGAIIIGRVNCDEFAMGSSNENSVYGAVLNAADPSRIPGGSSGGSAVSVQAGLCMASLGSDTGGSVRQPADFCGIVGLKPTYGRVSRYGLIAYASSFDQIGIFATTIPDTALILEVISGADAFDSTVSQEPVPAYATQLISGKKYKIAYFPEALEHESLDPEISAAIQQQLADWTAEGHQVQPVQFDLLDYIVPTYYVLTTAEASSNLSRYDGVKFGYRSPATGLELDDFYKKNRSEGFGKEVKRRILLGNFVLSSGYYDAYFTQAQKVRMILTNRLHLIFKDFDFICLPTAPSVAFKIGEKTTDPIAMYIADIYTVMANLAGIPAISIPKFVHSVQKMPFGVQLMAAPFNELSLLSFCNNNLDK; translated from the coding sequence TTGCAGGATTTCATTTCTATTTCCGAGTATCACGAACGGTTAAAAAAGGGCACGACCACCTGTAAGGCAACGGTGGAAGCCTGTTTGAAAAAAATTGAGGCCACCAAACACCTCAATGCTTTTATAGAAATTTACGAAGAAGAAGCTTTAAAAAGGGCGGAGGAATTAGATCTTCTTTCTGCTCCTGCTGGCAAATTGCACGGCGTGATACTTTCCGTAAAAGACGTCATCAGCCACAAAGGGCACGGGTTAACAGCCGCTTCAAAAATACTTTCCGGTTTCACGGCTATTTTTTCTGCAACGGTTGTGGAGCGGTTGCTCGCTGAAGGCGCAATTATCATTGGCCGCGTCAATTGCGATGAATTTGCCATGGGATCTTCCAACGAAAATTCCGTTTATGGTGCAGTACTGAATGCTGCAGATCCTTCCCGTATTCCGGGCGGATCATCCGGCGGATCGGCCGTTTCGGTACAGGCAGGCTTATGCATGGCTTCCCTGGGCAGTGATACCGGCGGCTCTGTACGGCAACCGGCAGATTTTTGTGGTATAGTGGGCCTGAAGCCTACTTATGGCAGGGTGTCCCGCTACGGATTGATCGCCTATGCTTCTTCTTTCGACCAGATCGGCATTTTTGCCACTACTATTCCTGACACAGCGTTAATCCTGGAAGTTATCTCCGGGGCCGATGCATTTGACAGCACCGTTTCGCAAGAACCGGTGCCCGCTTATGCCACACAACTAATATCCGGGAAAAAATATAAAATAGCTTATTTCCCGGAAGCCCTGGAACATGAAAGTCTGGACCCCGAAATAAGCGCCGCTATCCAACAGCAACTGGCTGACTGGACTGCCGAAGGGCACCAGGTTCAGCCGGTACAGTTTGATCTGTTGGATTATATTGTACCTACCTATTATGTTTTGACCACGGCTGAAGCCTCGTCGAATCTTTCCCGCTACGATGGCGTTAAATTCGGCTACCGATCCCCGGCTACCGGCCTGGAACTGGATGATTTTTATAAAAAGAACCGTTCCGAAGGCTTTGGAAAAGAGGTAAAACGCCGTATTCTCCTGGGAAACTTTGTGCTCAGTTCGGGTTATTATGACGCATATTTTACCCAGGCACAAAAGGTCCGGATGATTTTAACAAATCGTTTACACTTGATTTTCAAGGACTTTGATTTTATCTGCCTACCTACTGCCCCCTCCGTTGCCTTCAAAATAGGGGAAAAAACTACCGATCCTATAGCCATGTATATAGCTGATATATATACAGTTATGGCAAATCTGGCCGGCATTCCCGCTATTTCAATCCCTAAATTTGTCCACTCTGTTCAAAAGATGCCCTTTGGCGTTCAGCTAATGGCGGCTCCTTTTAATGAATTATCTTTGCTGTCTTTCTGTAACAATAATCTGGATAAATAA
- a CDS encoding lytic transglycosylase domain-containing protein — translation MTKNKLTLFLKGALVLVVTHACAGAQAQLSPITETAAAPAATATPELVKADPKAGFKDLFDNTDAKSATFKGIKTEHLNPRAVSFVKEYVEKNARELNNLKSWGRPYFDMMDDVLSQNGIPKELKYLAVIESHLRANLVSWAGAVGPWQFMPETARTLGLTVTRGRDERTDYLKSTKAASKYLNYLYNIYKDWLLVVAAYNCGPGRVNSAINKAGSNDFWNLQYYLPAESRNHVKKFIATHYIMEGQGGVTTVSRDQALAMMKTVKDDATQLNVKVQTISGRYNSRAIAKYLAMDIEAFSKLNPSLDKVLASNSTYQLKLPEDKMQEFLSKKNEMLNESIQMLINPEYR, via the coding sequence ATGACAAAAAACAAGTTGACGTTATTTTTAAAAGGAGCGCTGGTTCTTGTGGTAACTCATGCGTGTGCAGGAGCGCAGGCGCAACTGAGCCCGATTACGGAAACCGCCGCCGCACCTGCTGCCACCGCTACCCCGGAATTGGTAAAAGCCGATCCTAAGGCAGGATTCAAAGACCTTTTTGACAATACCGATGCAAAGAGCGCTACTTTTAAAGGCATCAAAACAGAACATTTAAATCCCAGGGCCGTAAGCTTTGTGAAGGAATATGTTGAAAAAAATGCACGGGAGCTCAATAACCTGAAATCCTGGGGGCGGCCTTATTTTGATATGATGGACGATGTCCTTTCGCAGAATGGCATCCCCAAAGAACTGAAATACCTGGCGGTGATAGAATCGCATTTAAGAGCCAACCTGGTTTCCTGGGCAGGTGCCGTAGGCCCCTGGCAATTTATGCCCGAAACTGCCCGCACACTGGGCTTAACCGTTACCCGCGGACGCGACGAAAGAACCGATTACCTGAAAAGCACAAAAGCTGCAAGTAAATATCTCAACTACCTGTATAATATCTATAAGGATTGGCTACTGGTGGTAGCTGCTTATAACTGCGGACCCGGACGCGTTAATTCAGCAATTAACAAAGCAGGCAGCAATGATTTCTGGAACCTTCAGTATTATTTACCCGCAGAAAGCAGGAACCATGTAAAAAAATTCATTGCCACTCATTATATAATGGAGGGCCAGGGTGGCGTAACTACGGTTTCGCGGGATCAGGCCCTGGCAATGATGAAAACCGTTAAAGACGATGCTACACAACTCAATGTAAAAGTACAAACGATCAGCGGTCGTTATAATTCAAGAGCTATTGCCAAATACCTTGCAATGGACATTGAGGCGTTTAGCAAGCTCAATCCCAGTCTGGATAAGGTTCTGGCCTCCAACAGCACCTACCAGTTAAAATTGCCCGAAGATAAAATGCAGGAGTTCCTTTCCAAAAAGAATGAGATGCTGAATGAGTCCATTCAAATGCTCATCAACCCCGAATACCGGTAA
- a CDS encoding ABC transporter ATP-binding protein: MIAISGLIKKYNQQLILDIPSCNLEKGIYWIKGANGSGKTTFLKILAGMIPFEGAITINAIPQKQDPVTYRKQLSWAAAEPLYPDFLTGTDLIRLYQRIKEVGNDATASLVHLFNSAAYISNKTATYSAGMLKKLSLILAFSGATKVILLDEPFITLDAATCKLLGAYINDRHRSAGTSFLLSSHQDPHEFLTGCTELLIQDQTIQ; this comes from the coding sequence ATGATTGCAATTTCGGGTCTGATAAAGAAGTATAACCAGCAGTTGATACTGGATATTCCTTCCTGCAATTTAGAAAAAGGCATCTATTGGATAAAAGGCGCAAATGGCTCTGGCAAAACTACTTTTTTAAAAATACTTGCTGGCATGATCCCTTTTGAGGGCGCCATTACGATAAATGCTATCCCTCAAAAACAAGACCCGGTCACCTATCGAAAACAATTAAGCTGGGCAGCCGCAGAGCCTCTATATCCTGATTTTTTAACAGGTACTGATCTCATCCGGTTATATCAACGGATCAAAGAGGTTGGCAATGACGCAACAGCTTCGTTGGTGCACCTTTTTAACAGCGCCGCATATATAAGCAATAAGACCGCAACCTATTCCGCCGGGATGCTGAAAAAACTATCACTTATATTAGCTTTTTCCGGCGCAACAAAAGTAATTTTACTGGATGAGCCTTTTATTACCCTGGACGCCGCAACCTGCAAGTTATTAGGGGCTTATATCAATGACCGCCACAGGAGCGCCGGAACCTCTTTTCTCCTGAGCTCCCACCAGGACCCGCACGAATTCCTGACGGGCTGTACAGAACTTTTAATTCAAGACCAAACTATACAGTGA